Proteins from a single region of Desulfolutivibrio sulfoxidireducens:
- the mobA gene encoding molybdenum cofactor guanylyltransferase: MIGRESAASPGPDSREVLGVVLAGGKSVRLGRDKVAEVFLGQNMLARTVNLLFRVVGQVVVSGRDPSPFGISVPWLPDAVTGKGPAGGVLTVLEAFGRPILAVSCDLPFLREKTLADLLAARDRRPAKALMTAYRRIDTGYMESLVAVYEPAGAPLLRRAIETGSNRLFSVFTEDLRHHLDYDPDDSVAARPFFNVNSPRDLALAREMERIS, translated from the coding sequence GTGATCGGGCGGGAGAGCGCCGCATCCCCGGGGCCGGATTCCCGGGAGGTCCTGGGGGTGGTCCTGGCCGGAGGCAAAAGCGTCCGTCTTGGCCGGGACAAGGTCGCCGAGGTCTTTTTGGGCCAGAACATGCTCGCGCGTACGGTCAACCTGCTTTTCCGGGTTGTCGGTCAGGTTGTGGTGTCCGGCCGTGATCCCTCCCCCTTTGGAATCTCCGTCCCCTGGTTGCCCGACGCGGTCACCGGCAAGGGGCCGGCCGGGGGCGTCCTCACGGTCCTGGAGGCCTTCGGCCGTCCCATCCTGGCCGTGTCCTGCGATCTGCCCTTTTTGCGCGAAAAGACCCTGGCCGATCTTCTGGCCGCCAGGGACCGGCGGCCGGCAAAGGCCCTCATGACCGCCTATCGGCGCATCGACACGGGCTACATGGAATCCCTTGTGGCCGTGTACGAACCGGCCGGGGCGCCCCTTTTGCGCCGGGCCATCGAGACCGGGAGCAACCGGCTTTTCTCCGTGTTTACCGAAGACCTGCGGCATCACCTGGATTACGACCCGGACGATTCCGTTGCCGCTAGGCCCTTTTTCAACGTCAACTCTCCCCGCGATCTGGCCCTGGCGCGGGAAATGGAGCGGATTTCGTGA
- a CDS encoding acyl-CoA dehydratase activase codes for MRYDIGVDVGAVSVNCAVLDADGQVVHETPYTRHFGRASDETRQVLASVLSRFEASSVRSVSFTGSRGERLAETLGAPFEVETIAQTTAVAHLVPGVRSIIAMGGQDAALFQIAYDAAGNWSMESFAMNGPCASGTGSFIDQQAERLALAMYGGAFDMDQEKLDRVLADFVALGLTSTYPAHVACRCTVFTKSDMIHLQNKGETLPNIIAGLHHGTAANFVSTMLAGRALAEPVVLIGGPAGNELLAAAFRRYFPSLAVPPRHASMGAIGAALCSRLAGRKNAVDTVLLQTSRGVADEAFKRAPRLVLTRTVFDPDNSPPPPPEAANGPIPAWLGVDIGSTSTKYALVDASGRLLHKKYVPTRGKPIEVVRELLSDLTTALGGRFTLMGVATTGSGRNVAGDFLDADLIIDEITAHARGAVAIDPEIDTIFEIGGQDSKYIAIDNSRPTDFVMNKICAAGTGSFLHELANKLKINIVGEFQDVALAATNPVALAERCTVFMESDLAAHAQKGAKRADLIAGLCYAIVHNYLRRVVENRRIGQRIMFLGGPSLNKGIVAAFEKILDRPILVPRHREVMGAYGVALFVRDAFLRGEKQPKKRHIEDLAAMKVDFKETICRADKTCGNECKLKIYHFGGRKSVWGGDCGRYEARISDVTAETDFFKLRDDMFRRHLDAAQNGDTGQDAPLAGVPMALHSLEWAVFWTRLLAGCGFRVIQSPRTNRETVTAGVESMTAETCFPIKVFHGHVKGLLGQADFLFLPTVVNIPSARETEKGLFCPMVQSAKYLVKTALGIPGERIIGPTLHLAHGPRALAAALHRSLPPGLRPTEATVLRAVREALAAQKAFSMDLMDRGREILGLVPETEPVWIVSGRPYNLHDERLSLGLGRLAARLGVKAIPTDFLSLSDTELTGFQGMYWGLGGRILRAATQTVETPNRFGVHLGNFSCGPDSFLEHFYGHIMGDKPFLLLELDEHSAAAGMITRMEAFANVVRENMRSPGLAGVAVTEAVS; via the coding sequence GTGCGGTACGACATCGGTGTGGACGTGGGCGCCGTGAGCGTCAACTGCGCCGTCCTCGACGCCGATGGCCAGGTGGTTCACGAAACCCCCTACACCCGCCATTTCGGGCGCGCCTCCGACGAGACGCGCCAGGTCCTGGCCAGCGTCCTCTCCCGCTTCGAGGCCTCGAGCGTCCGATCGGTGTCCTTCACCGGAAGCCGGGGGGAACGCCTGGCCGAGACGCTTGGCGCGCCCTTCGAGGTGGAGACCATCGCCCAGACCACGGCCGTGGCGCATCTGGTCCCGGGCGTGCGCTCCATCATCGCCATGGGCGGCCAGGACGCGGCCCTCTTCCAGATCGCCTACGACGCCGCCGGGAACTGGAGCATGGAGTCCTTCGCCATGAACGGTCCGTGCGCCTCGGGCACGGGCTCGTTCATTGACCAGCAGGCCGAGCGCCTGGCCCTGGCCATGTATGGCGGGGCATTCGACATGGACCAGGAAAAGCTCGACCGGGTCCTGGCCGATTTCGTGGCCCTGGGCCTGACCAGCACCTATCCGGCCCATGTGGCCTGCCGCTGCACGGTGTTCACCAAGTCGGACATGATCCACCTGCAAAACAAGGGCGAAACGCTTCCGAATATCATCGCCGGCCTGCACCACGGCACGGCGGCCAACTTCGTGAGCACCATGCTGGCCGGGCGCGCCCTCGCCGAACCCGTGGTGCTCATCGGCGGCCCGGCCGGAAACGAACTCTTGGCCGCGGCCTTCCGCCGCTATTTCCCGAGCCTTGCCGTCCCGCCCCGGCACGCCTCCATGGGGGCCATCGGGGCGGCCCTGTGCTCCCGCCTCGCCGGACGGAAAAACGCCGTGGATACGGTTTTGTTGCAAACGTCCCGGGGAGTTGCGGACGAGGCCTTCAAAAGGGCCCCCCGGCTGGTCCTGACCCGCACCGTCTTCGATCCGGACAACTCCCCGCCCCCGCCGCCCGAGGCCGCAAACGGCCCCATCCCGGCCTGGCTCGGGGTGGACATCGGTTCGACCTCCACCAAGTACGCCCTGGTGGACGCATCGGGACGGCTCCTGCACAAAAAATACGTGCCCACCCGGGGCAAACCCATCGAGGTCGTTCGCGAGCTCCTTTCCGACCTGACCACCGCCCTGGGCGGGCGTTTCACCCTCATGGGCGTGGCTACCACCGGCTCCGGGCGCAACGTGGCCGGGGACTTCCTCGACGCCGACCTGATCATCGACGAGATCACCGCCCATGCCCGGGGCGCGGTGGCCATCGACCCGGAAATCGACACCATCTTCGAGATCGGCGGGCAGGACTCCAAATACATCGCCATCGACAACAGCCGTCCCACCGACTTCGTCATGAACAAGATCTGCGCCGCGGGCACCGGAAGCTTCCTGCACGAACTGGCCAACAAGCTCAAGATCAACATCGTGGGCGAATTCCAGGATGTGGCCCTGGCCGCCACAAATCCCGTGGCCCTGGCCGAACGATGCACCGTGTTCATGGAGTCGGACCTGGCCGCCCATGCCCAGAAAGGGGCCAAACGCGCCGATCTCATCGCCGGGCTGTGCTACGCCATCGTGCACAACTACCTGCGCCGGGTGGTGGAAAACCGGCGTATCGGACAGCGGATCATGTTCCTGGGCGGTCCCTCCCTGAACAAGGGCATCGTTGCCGCCTTCGAGAAAATCCTCGACCGGCCCATCCTCGTCCCCCGGCACCGGGAGGTCATGGGGGCCTACGGCGTGGCCCTTTTTGTCCGCGACGCCTTTTTGCGCGGGGAAAAACAGCCCAAAAAACGCCATATCGAGGATCTGGCCGCCATGAAGGTCGACTTCAAGGAGACCATCTGCCGGGCGGACAAGACCTGCGGCAACGAATGCAAGCTCAAGATCTACCACTTCGGCGGCCGCAAAAGCGTCTGGGGCGGCGACTGCGGCCGCTACGAGGCCAGGATCTCCGACGTCACGGCGGAGACGGACTTTTTCAAGCTGCGCGACGACATGTTCCGGCGGCATCTGGACGCGGCCCAAAACGGCGACACCGGCCAGGACGCCCCCCTGGCCGGGGTGCCCATGGCCCTGCACTCCCTGGAATGGGCCGTCTTTTGGACCCGGCTGCTTGCCGGATGCGGGTTCCGGGTGATCCAAAGCCCCCGGACGAACCGGGAGACGGTGACCGCCGGGGTGGAATCCATGACCGCGGAGACCTGCTTCCCGATCAAGGTCTTCCACGGCCACGTCAAGGGCCTCCTGGGCCAGGCGGACTTCCTTTTTCTGCCCACGGTGGTGAACATCCCCTCGGCCCGCGAGACGGAAAAGGGGCTTTTCTGCCCCATGGTCCAAAGCGCGAAGTATCTGGTCAAGACCGCCCTGGGCATCCCCGGCGAGCGCATCATCGGTCCCACCCTGCATCTGGCCCACGGCCCCCGGGCCCTGGCCGCCGCCTTGCACCGGAGCCTGCCCCCGGGGCTTCGCCCGACCGAGGCCACGGTTTTGCGGGCGGTGCGCGAGGCCTTGGCGGCCCAGAAGGCCTTTTCAATGGACCTGATGGACCGGGGACGGGAAATCCTGGGCCTGGTCCCCGAGACCGAACCCGTCTGGATCGTCAGCGGCCGCCCCTACAACCTGCACGACGAGCGCCTGAGCCTGGGGCTTGGCCGGCTTGCGGCCAGACTCGGGGTCAAGGCCATTCCCACCGACTTTCTGTCCCTGTCGGACACGGAGTTGACCGGGTTTCAGGGCATGTACTGGGGGCTCGGCGGGCGCATCCTGCGGGCGGCGACGCAAACGGTCGAAACCCCAAACCGCTTCGGGGTGCATCTGGGAAATTTCTCCTGCGGTCCCGATTCCTTCCTGGAGCACTTCTACGGCCACATTATGGGCGACAAACCTTTTCTTTTGCTCGAACTCGACGAGCACAGCGCGGCAGCCGGAATGATCACCCGCATGGAGGCCTTCGCCAACGTGGTGCGCGAGAACATGCGCTCACCCGGCCTCGCCGGCGTCGCGGTCACGGAGGCGGTCTCATGA
- a CDS encoding formate dehydrogenase accessory protein FdhE, whose protein sequence is MNPDMEKEKTLFSKKLDSLGKKDCLPGPLLALVAATIDLQLAAKDRLLEAASPGDTIAASLEDVEKVLRGACLLPRERFTLDRETAMGLLESLSALAADSWPPLAHAAARIAAARQNREFDPAAAMDAHLAGDDAFFRDLERLTPQAPRFPGFLVQAAMAPGLEILGAQVYARFPADRSWTHGHCPVCGSPPLVSRLLGKEGARHLTCSFCHVEYRARRLMCPFCGEDDAGKLDYFTTPDEPGYRIDTCATCMRYIKTTDFREFDRPSHPLLDDLESLALDLAVQKKGFTRPVLSAWGF, encoded by the coding sequence ATGAATCCGGATATGGAAAAAGAAAAAACCCTTTTCTCCAAAAAGCTCGACTCCCTCGGCAAAAAAGACTGTCTTCCCGGGCCGCTGCTTGCCCTTGTCGCCGCCACCATCGATCTGCAGTTGGCGGCCAAGGACCGGCTCCTGGAAGCGGCCTCTCCTGGCGACACGATCGCCGCGAGCCTGGAAGATGTGGAAAAGGTCCTGCGCGGCGCCTGCCTTCTCCCCCGGGAACGGTTCACCCTGGATCGGGAGACGGCCATGGGCCTGCTTGAGTCCCTGTCGGCCCTGGCCGCGGATTCCTGGCCGCCCCTGGCCCACGCCGCCGCCCGGATCGCCGCCGCCAGACAAAACCGTGAGTTCGACCCCGCCGCCGCCATGGATGCCCATCTGGCGGGCGACGACGCCTTTTTTCGCGATCTCGAGCGCCTGACCCCGCAGGCCCCGAGGTTCCCGGGGTTCCTGGTCCAGGCGGCCATGGCCCCGGGCCTGGAGATCCTGGGCGCCCAGGTCTATGCCCGTTTCCCCGCGGACCGGTCCTGGACCCACGGCCACTGTCCGGTCTGCGGCAGCCCGCCGCTGGTTTCCCGGCTTCTCGGCAAGGAGGGGGCGAGGCATCTGACCTGCAGTTTCTGCCATGTGGAATATCGGGCCAGGCGTCTGATGTGCCCCTTTTGCGGCGAGGACGACGCCGGAAAACTCGACTATTTCACCACGCCGGACGAGCCGGGCTACCGGATCGACACCTGCGCCACCTGCATGCGCTACATCAAGACCACGGATTTCCGGGAGTTCGACCGGCCCTCGCATCCGCTTCTGGACGACCTGGAATCCCTGGCCCTGGACCTGGCCGTGCAAAAAAAGGGATTTACCCGTCCAGTCCTGTCCGCCTGGGGTTTTTAA
- a CDS encoding formate dehydrogenase accessory sulfurtransferase FdhD, with amino-acid sequence MSAGLRDASTPVVVGVACRRFRDGAFTDIQDDLAVEIGIEVSCGPGPARRLYAAPLDLPVLALGHAWLEMCPPGFSPVAVARDGGTWAAKTPESPETIRRFVFELVPGRETVLSGPECPGSLTPQKVVEHMRRFIAAPGLWEDTGCFHRGGVLDPATGDFLFLAEDIGRHNCLDRLGGRALLAKTSLAGLVLFLSARVTASMCDKALRAGFTCIVSRSAVTTEAVRLAREGGLALAGFAREAENRFTVFCDPSGRFSK; translated from the coding sequence ATGTCCGCCGGTCTTCGGGACGCGTCCACGCCGGTTGTCGTCGGCGTCGCCTGCCGCCGCTTCAGGGATGGGGCCTTCACGGACATCCAGGACGACCTCGCCGTGGAAATCGGCATCGAGGTGTCCTGCGGACCGGGTCCGGCCAGGCGTCTGTATGCCGCGCCGCTTGATCTGCCGGTCCTGGCCCTGGGACACGCCTGGCTCGAGATGTGCCCGCCGGGGTTTTCGCCTGTCGCCGTTGCCCGCGACGGCGGGACATGGGCCGCAAAGACTCCGGAGAGCCCGGAGACGATACGACGTTTCGTCTTCGAACTGGTTCCCGGCAGGGAGACGGTCCTTTCCGGGCCGGAGTGTCCCGGGAGCCTGACGCCCCAAAAGGTCGTCGAACACATGCGTCGGTTCATCGCCGCGCCGGGGCTGTGGGAGGACACGGGCTGTTTCCATCGGGGAGGCGTCCTTGATCCGGCCACGGGCGACTTTCTCTTTCTGGCCGAGGACATCGGACGCCACAACTGCCTGGACCGTCTGGGCGGGCGGGCGTTGCTGGCGAAAACGAGCCTTGCCGGGCTGGTCCTTTTCCTGTCCGCCCGGGTCACCGCCAGCATGTGCGACAAGGCCCTGCGGGCGGGGTTTACGTGCATCGTCAGCCGTTCGGCCGTGACCACCGAGGCCGTGCGCCTGGCCCGGGAGGGAGGGCTTGCCCTGGCCGGATTCGCCCGGGAGGCCGAGAACCGCTTTACCGTGTTTTGCGATCCCAGCGGGAGGTTTTCGAAGTGA
- the moaA gene encoding GTP 3',8-cyclase MoaA — MDDLGRTVSYLRLSITDHCNLRCLYCRPPEQVPYIPHDDILRYEELLVMVDLARELGIGKIRLTGGEPFLRRNFLFLVESILKRHPEVDLRLTTNGTLLPGKAKELKDLGVNNINVSLDSLYPKTFARVTGSDLYAAVRRGMDEVMAAGMRLKVNAVALRGINDGELAGFFEFIRHNPVDFRLIEFMPMGGQTMWSPEYYWSAPDILREAEELADLTVEKRAPGDSGPARMYRVDGSLGRFGVISALSDHFCHSCNRLRVTPDGNLRTCLFSDKQYRLRPILRHPRLGPEMVSRVMRLALRKKPLGYQILQQRKEAGAAIHGMMSAIGG, encoded by the coding sequence ATGGACGACCTGGGACGCACGGTCAGCTATCTGCGCCTGTCCATCACCGACCACTGCAACCTGCGTTGCCTGTATTGCCGGCCTCCGGAGCAGGTGCCATATATCCCCCACGACGACATCCTGCGCTACGAGGAACTGTTGGTCATGGTGGATCTGGCCCGGGAATTGGGCATCGGCAAGATCCGGCTCACCGGTGGGGAACCCTTTCTGCGCCGCAATTTTCTTTTTCTGGTGGAATCCATCCTCAAACGCCATCCGGAGGTGGACCTGCGGCTGACCACCAACGGCACTCTATTACCTGGTAAGGCGAAGGAACTGAAGGACTTGGGAGTCAACAACATCAATGTTTCCCTGGACAGTCTGTATCCAAAGACCTTTGCCCGGGTCACCGGTTCGGACCTCTATGCCGCCGTGCGCCGGGGCATGGACGAGGTCATGGCGGCGGGCATGCGCCTGAAAGTCAACGCCGTGGCCCTAAGGGGCATAAACGACGGCGAATTGGCCGGTTTTTTCGAGTTCATCCGTCACAATCCCGTGGACTTCCGGCTCATCGAATTCATGCCCATGGGCGGGCAGACCATGTGGAGTCCGGAATACTACTGGTCCGCCCCGGACATCCTGCGCGAGGCCGAGGAACTGGCCGACCTGACAGTCGAAAAACGAGCCCCCGGCGACTCCGGCCCGGCCCGCATGTACCGGGTGGACGGCAGTCTGGGACGTTTCGGGGTCATCTCCGCCTTGAGCGACCATTTCTGCCATTCCTGCAACCGGTTGCGCGTCACCCCGGACGGCAACCTGCGCACCTGCCTTTTTTCCGACAAGCAATACCGCCTGCGACCGATCTTGCGTCATCCGAGGCTCGGCCCCGAGATGGTGAGCCGGGTCATGCGTCTGGCCCTGCGCAAAAAACCCCTGGGATACCAGATATTGCAGCAGCGAAAAGAGGCCGGCGCGGCCATTCACGGCATGATGTCGGCCATCGGCGGATAG